Proteins from a genomic interval of Cherax quadricarinatus isolate ZL_2023a unplaced genomic scaffold, ASM3850222v1 Contig231, whole genome shotgun sequence:
- the LOC128692843 gene encoding anti-lipopolysaccharide factor encodes MRTATLVSVVVLSLIVAPLVPQSNAQLWEAIAGAVSNKVISLWDQGEVELMGHYCNYRVVPKFRRWQLYFNGRMWCPGWTTIRGEATTRSRSGVIGDTTRDFVRKAFEAGIITEQSAQQWLNS; translated from the exons ATGCGCACAGCTACATtagtcagtgtggtggtgctgtcacTGATTGTGGCACCTCTCGTGCCACAGAGCAATGCGCAGCTCTGGGAGGCCATAGCGGGAGCTGTCTCAAATAAAGTGATTTC ATTGTGGGATCAAGGAGAGGTGGAGCTGATGGGACACTACTGTAACTACAGAGTTGTGCCCAAGTTCAGGAGGTGGCAGCTCTACTTCAATGGCAGGATGTGGTGCCCCGGCTGGACCACCATCAGGGGAGAAG CGACCACCAGAAGCAGGTCTGGTGTCATTGGAGACACGACTCGTGACTTCGTAAGAAAGGCCTTCGAAGCTGGTATCATCACAGAACAATCAGCCCAGCAGTGGCTCAACTCTTGA